One window of the Amycolatopsis mediterranei genome contains the following:
- a CDS encoding family 2 encapsulin nanocompartment cargo protein polyprenyl transferase: MTTMNTRTAARPLADVLAWSKGLVDPALRTAAERLPETMRRIAAYHFGWQDADGRPAATDGGKALRPALVLLCAEAAGGEAADAVPAAVAVELVHNFSLLHDDVMDGDTTRRHRATAWTVFGTGPAVLAGDALLSLAFEVLAPSGAANAKVLSAATLALLEGQAADLDFEQRDDVTPGECIRMAEGKTAALLGAACTLGATSGPAGADRFGAFGRAVGLAFQHVDDLLGIWGDPAVTGKPVYSDLQNRKKSLPVVTALSSGTPAGADLATLYARREPLDETALARAASLVEAAGGRQWSQAQAEALLAKALRDLTAAAPPSRATAELTSLARLITTRTH; the protein is encoded by the coding sequence ATGACCACCATGAACACGCGCACCGCCGCGCGTCCGCTCGCCGACGTCCTCGCGTGGAGCAAGGGGCTCGTCGACCCGGCGCTGCGGACGGCCGCCGAGCGGCTGCCGGAGACGATGCGGCGGATCGCCGCCTACCACTTCGGGTGGCAGGACGCCGACGGCCGGCCGGCCGCCACCGACGGTGGCAAGGCGCTGCGGCCGGCGTTGGTGCTGCTGTGCGCGGAAGCCGCCGGCGGGGAGGCGGCCGACGCCGTGCCCGCGGCCGTCGCGGTCGAGCTGGTGCACAACTTCTCGCTGCTGCACGACGACGTCATGGACGGCGACACCACCCGGCGGCACCGCGCGACGGCGTGGACGGTGTTCGGCACCGGACCGGCCGTGCTGGCCGGGGACGCGTTGCTGAGCCTGGCGTTCGAGGTGCTGGCACCGAGCGGGGCGGCGAACGCGAAGGTGCTTTCGGCGGCGACGCTGGCCCTGCTCGAAGGGCAGGCCGCGGACCTGGACTTCGAGCAGCGCGACGACGTCACCCCCGGCGAATGCATCCGGATGGCGGAGGGCAAGACGGCGGCCCTGCTGGGCGCGGCCTGCACGCTCGGGGCGACGTCCGGGCCGGCCGGCGCGGATCGCTTCGGCGCGTTCGGCCGGGCGGTGGGCCTGGCGTTCCAGCACGTCGACGACCTGCTCGGCATCTGGGGCGACCCGGCCGTCACCGGCAAACCGGTGTATTCGGACCTGCAGAACCGCAAGAAGTCACTGCCGGTGGTGACGGCCCTGAGTTCGGGCACGCCCGCCGGCGCGGACCTCGCCACGCTCTACGCCCGGCGCGAGCCCCTGGACGAGACCGCGCTGGCCCGCGCGGCTTCCCTCGTCGAGGCCGCGGGCGGCCGCCAGTGGAGCCAGGCCCAGGCGGAGGCGTTGCTCGCCAAGGCCTTGCGCGACCTCACCGCGGCCGCCCCGCCCTCCCGCGCCACCGCCGAACTCACCTCCCTGGCCCGCCTGATCACCACCCGCACCCACTGA
- a CDS encoding cyclic nucleotide-binding domain-containing protein, whose product DVLTELADRFTQHEYAPGDALVEFGSPADQVFLLAHGKITKIGTGAYGDQVVLGTLADGDHFGETTLTHDDGIWEFTAKAVTTCTVLTLPRTTFNDILTRSTTLQTHLDNYRTRGTTASNDHGEAEISLASGHDGEPQLPGTFVDYEARPREYELSVAQTVLRVHSRVADLYNQPMNQIEQ is encoded by the coding sequence AAGACGTCCTCACCGAACTCGCCGACCGCTTCACCCAACACGAATACGCCCCCGGCGACGCCCTCGTCGAATTCGGCTCCCCCGCCGACCAGGTCTTCCTCCTCGCCCACGGCAAAATCACCAAAATCGGCACCGGCGCCTACGGCGACCAAGTCGTCCTCGGCACCCTCGCCGACGGCGACCACTTCGGCGAAACCACCCTCACCCACGACGACGGCATCTGGGAATTCACCGCCAAAGCCGTCACCACCTGCACCGTCCTCACCCTCCCCCGCACCACCTTCAACGACATCCTCACCCGCTCCACCACCCTCCAAACCCACCTCGACAACTACCGCACCCGCGGCACCACCGCCAGCAACGACCACGGCGAAGCCGAAATCTCCCTCGCCTCCGGCCACGACGGCGAACCCCAGCTCCCCGGCACCTTCGTCGACTACGAAGCCCGCCCCCGCGAATACGAACTCTCCGTCGCCCAAACCGTCCTGCGCGTCCACTCCCGCGTCGCCGACCTCTACAACCAGCCCATGAACCAGATCGAACAACA
- a CDS encoding DUF4239 domain-containing protein — protein MNIFVAGSLWVAGAACVGGLIAYLVRRFGRDDEGRPGNNDAAGQVFTIVGGLHAVLVAFVLISLYDSVSTVSQTAQSEADSLVAASWAADALPEATKDRVHQLAAAYARTVEEQEWPRLADGGEVPATGASQLDQMRQAVAEAPADDDWLLDRKTEASNQLWSVYQARQQRLAHSGAGGVGAVVWFALILGSLITAILLPNLFGGTRLAAHIVIVSTLAGTITLLLFAIYQLQNPFSGGVSVPPEAFTSALARLV, from the coding sequence ATGAACATCTTCGTGGCCGGCAGTCTCTGGGTGGCCGGTGCGGCCTGCGTCGGCGGCCTGATCGCCTACCTGGTCCGCCGGTTCGGCCGGGACGACGAAGGGCGGCCCGGCAACAACGACGCGGCCGGTCAGGTGTTCACCATCGTCGGCGGGCTGCACGCGGTCCTGGTCGCCTTCGTCCTCATCTCGCTGTACGACTCGGTCAGCACCGTGAGCCAGACCGCGCAGAGCGAAGCCGACAGCCTGGTCGCGGCCAGCTGGGCGGCCGACGCGCTGCCCGAGGCGACGAAGGACCGGGTGCACCAGCTCGCCGCGGCCTACGCGCGCACGGTCGAAGAGCAGGAGTGGCCGCGCCTGGCCGACGGCGGCGAGGTCCCCGCCACGGGTGCTTCGCAGCTCGACCAGATGCGCCAGGCGGTGGCCGAAGCCCCGGCCGACGACGACTGGCTGCTGGACCGCAAGACCGAGGCGAGCAACCAGCTCTGGTCGGTCTACCAGGCCCGGCAGCAGCGGCTGGCCCACTCCGGCGCCGGCGGGGTCGGCGCGGTCGTCTGGTTCGCGCTGATCCTCGGCAGCCTGATCACGGCCATCCTGCTGCCCAACCTGTTCGGCGGCACGCGGCTGGCCGCGCACATCGTCATCGTGTCCACCCTGGCCGGCACGATCACGTTGCTGCTGTTCGCGATCTACCAGCTGCAGAACCCGTTCAGCGGCGGCGTCAGCGTGCCCCCCGAGGCGTTCACCTCGGCGCTGGCCAGGCTGGTTTGA
- a CDS encoding substrate-binding domain-containing protein, translating to MISGALLASCSSGKDTAAPQQQAPTNGKVTLYYLQKQGDQQYFVEQAQGAQEKAKELGVELKVVNLGQDANKAITELDAAVAQGANGVAIVVPDQAIGPQVIDKAKSAGIPLIASDDVIKDGTGAKAPFVGFNGSQMGDSVGTEAGKLFKAAGWAAADTKIISAYKQDLTVCTDRVNAAKSAFAKSAGADVQVIDVGTDNSPVDAQNRSGAVIGSNPGVKHWVVWGCNDENETGVVTALANSGVQASNIIGVGLGAYLTCKDWAAGKDTGNKSALYISGAEVGRSAIQVLVDKVKNGKALPAETIAKTTIVNKDNYKQAGVNCT from the coding sequence TTGATTTCCGGCGCTCTGCTGGCTTCCTGCTCTTCGGGCAAAGACACCGCGGCGCCGCAGCAGCAGGCGCCCACCAACGGCAAGGTCACCCTGTACTACCTGCAGAAACAGGGCGACCAGCAGTACTTCGTCGAGCAGGCGCAGGGCGCGCAGGAGAAGGCGAAGGAGCTCGGCGTCGAGCTCAAGGTCGTCAACCTCGGCCAGGACGCCAACAAGGCGATCACCGAACTGGACGCCGCGGTCGCGCAGGGCGCCAACGGCGTCGCGATCGTCGTCCCGGACCAGGCGATCGGCCCGCAGGTGATCGACAAGGCCAAGAGCGCAGGCATCCCGCTCATCGCCTCCGACGACGTCATCAAGGACGGCACCGGCGCGAAGGCCCCGTTCGTCGGCTTCAACGGCAGCCAGATGGGCGACTCGGTCGGCACCGAGGCCGGGAAGCTGTTCAAGGCCGCGGGCTGGGCCGCCGCCGACACCAAGATCATCAGCGCGTACAAGCAGGACCTGACCGTCTGCACCGACCGCGTCAACGCCGCGAAGTCGGCGTTCGCCAAATCCGCGGGCGCCGACGTCCAGGTCATCGACGTCGGCACCGACAACTCCCCCGTCGACGCGCAGAACCGCTCCGGCGCGGTGATCGGCTCCAACCCGGGCGTCAAGCACTGGGTCGTGTGGGGCTGCAACGACGAGAACGAGACCGGCGTGGTGACCGCGCTGGCCAACTCCGGCGTCCAGGCGAGCAACATCATCGGCGTCGGGCTGGGCGCCTACCTCACCTGCAAGGACTGGGCCGCGGGCAAGGACACCGGCAACAAGTCCGCGCTCTACATCTCCGGCGCCGAGGTCGGCCGCTCGGCCATCCAGGTGCTGGTCGACAAGGTGAAGAACGGCAAGGCACTGCCCGCCGAGACGATCGCCAAGACCACGATCGTCAACAAGGACAACTACAAGCAGGCCGGCGTCAACTGCACCTGA
- a CDS encoding family 2B encapsulin nanocompartment shell protein codes for MTVTEETTTSVQLSLSVRAARTLTTTTKTLPQMRGITTRWLLSQLPWVEVPAGSYRVNRRLTYTLGDGKLSFYNTGARVQVVPAELTELALLRDFGDETALRALAEAFEQREYEPGDTLFTTGTPLDTLFLLAHGKITRHTTGPYGDELHLGTATDGDHFGEELLGPHPGTWTFTARAATPVIALVLPAATYARLNGRSETLRTHVADALTRPRKPQNTKGEAAIDLAAGHDGEPLLPGTYVDYDPAPREYDLAVAQTVLRVHNRVSDLYNQPMNQLEQQLRLTVEALRERQEHELINNTDFGLLHNTDLKQRIPTRTGPPTPLDLDDLLCRRRKTRFFLAHPHAIAAFRRECTTRRIYPDTTILDGKRVTAWRGVPILPSDKIPITAAGTTTILAMRTGENDAGVIALRPKTLPDEYQPGLNVRNMNTNDHAITSYLISAYHSAAVLVPDALGALDDVQVGR; via the coding sequence GTGACCGTCACCGAAGAAACCACCACGTCGGTGCAGCTGTCGCTGAGCGTCCGCGCCGCCCGGACCCTGACCACCACCACCAAAACCCTGCCGCAAATGCGCGGCATCACCACCCGCTGGCTGCTGTCCCAGCTGCCCTGGGTCGAGGTCCCCGCCGGGTCCTACCGCGTCAACCGGCGCCTCACCTACACCCTCGGCGACGGCAAACTCTCCTTCTACAACACCGGCGCCCGCGTCCAGGTCGTCCCCGCCGAACTCACCGAACTCGCCCTGCTACGCGACTTCGGCGACGAAACCGCCCTCAGGGCACTGGCGGAAGCGTTCGAGCAACGCGAATACGAACCCGGCGACACCCTCTTCACCACCGGCACACCACTCGACACCCTGTTCCTGCTCGCCCACGGCAAAATCACCCGCCACACCACCGGCCCCTACGGCGACGAGCTGCACCTCGGCACCGCCACCGACGGCGACCACTTCGGCGAAGAACTCCTCGGCCCCCACCCCGGCACCTGGACCTTCACCGCCCGCGCCGCCACCCCCGTCATCGCCCTCGTCCTCCCCGCCGCCACCTACGCCCGCCTCAACGGCCGCTCCGAAACCCTGCGCACCCACGTTGCCGACGCGCTGACCCGGCCACGCAAACCCCAAAACACCAAAGGCGAAGCCGCCATCGACCTCGCCGCCGGACACGACGGCGAACCACTCCTGCCCGGCACCTACGTCGACTACGACCCCGCACCCCGGGAATACGACCTCGCCGTCGCCCAAACCGTCCTCCGCGTCCACAACCGCGTCAGCGACCTCTACAACCAGCCCATGAACCAGCTCGAACAACAACTCCGCCTCACCGTCGAAGCGTTACGGGAACGGCAAGAACACGAACTGATCAACAACACCGACTTCGGGCTCCTGCACAACACCGACCTCAAACAACGCATCCCCACCCGCACCGGACCCCCCACCCCCCTCGACCTCGACGACCTGCTCTGCCGACGCCGCAAAACCCGCTTCTTCCTCGCCCACCCCCACGCCATCGCCGCATTCCGCCGCGAATGCACCACCCGCCGCATCTACCCCGACACCACCATCCTCGACGGCAAACGCGTCACCGCCTGGCGCGGCGTCCCGATCCTGCCCTCCGACAAAATCCCCATCACCGCGGCAGGCACCACCACGATCCTGGCCATGCGCACCGGCGAAAACGACGCCGGCGTCATCGCCCTCCGCCCCAAAACCCTCCCCGACGAATACCAACCCGGACTCAACGTCCGAAACATGAACACCAACGACCACGCCATCACCTCCTACCTCATCAGCGCCTACCATTCCGCCGCCGTCCTCGTCCCCGACGCCCTCGGCGCCCTCGACGACGTCCAGGTCGGCCGCTGA
- a CDS encoding DUF6923 family protein has protein sequence MTGTRIRWAAAFGVAAAVSALLAASGWLAPPASHLTVAREPAGCTILQAENERSGAPTTLRLLSLPGGVTRRVSQAGYWINAMGYSAAQNVVYGVADGTRAGRYHGAHAVRIDAAGVVTDLGVIGRAGAPKPVWSPVTGATAGAVDGARWYVRQGSDLYTVDIDPAGADYLRVVHRTSLRPVSLAIGVDDFAVDPADGLLYGVSATSRGDSSVVTLDPASGKVAVVPGLRFPEGGAYGSVVLAPGAIYATANQAGRRSATFRLPRDGSGPATEVATGPPLVSGDAAGCLAEPPARPPTTSPPPTTPPGQSSPPPTTPPGQSSEPPPPRTETPSPEPSPEPPPPPPPVEQPVVLPPAPVPAPTPPAVVTPPPSTPAPSPPPPAPPTTHHARPEEKTEPVAQDTGRRRTQEKRRWGLTALILVLGGGAAAAHGRRHR, from the coding sequence TTGACCGGCACGCGGATCCGCTGGGCGGCCGCGTTCGGCGTGGCCGCGGCGGTTTCGGCGCTGCTGGCGGCCTCGGGCTGGCTCGCGCCCCCGGCGTCCCACCTCACGGTGGCGCGGGAGCCGGCCGGCTGCACGATCCTGCAGGCGGAGAACGAACGCAGCGGCGCACCGACGACGCTGCGGCTGCTCTCGCTGCCCGGCGGCGTCACGCGGCGGGTGAGCCAGGCCGGGTACTGGATCAACGCGATGGGCTACTCCGCGGCGCAGAACGTGGTCTACGGCGTCGCCGACGGCACCCGCGCCGGCCGGTACCACGGCGCGCACGCGGTGCGGATCGACGCCGCCGGCGTGGTCACCGACCTGGGCGTGATCGGCCGGGCCGGCGCGCCGAAACCGGTGTGGAGCCCGGTCACCGGGGCCACCGCGGGTGCGGTCGACGGCGCCCGCTGGTACGTCCGGCAGGGCAGCGATCTGTACACAGTGGACATCGACCCGGCCGGCGCGGACTACCTGCGGGTGGTGCACCGGACGTCGCTGCGGCCGGTGTCGCTCGCCATCGGCGTCGACGACTTCGCCGTCGACCCGGCGGACGGGCTCCTGTACGGCGTCTCGGCGACTTCGCGCGGGGACAGCTCGGTGGTCACCCTCGACCCGGCGAGCGGGAAGGTCGCGGTGGTGCCCGGGCTCCGGTTCCCCGAAGGCGGCGCGTACGGGTCGGTGGTGCTCGCCCCCGGCGCGATCTACGCCACGGCCAACCAAGCCGGCCGGCGCAGCGCCACGTTCCGCTTACCGCGGGACGGCTCGGGCCCGGCGACGGAGGTCGCGACCGGGCCACCGCTGGTGAGCGGCGATGCGGCCGGCTGCCTCGCCGAGCCGCCGGCACGTCCGCCGACGACGTCACCTCCGCCGACGACGCCCCCGGGGCAGTCGTCACCACCCCCGACGACGCCTCCGGGGCAGTCGTCGGAGCCGCCGCCGCCCCGGACCGAGACGCCGTCACCTGAGCCGTCGCCGGAGCCGCCCCCGCCGCCGCCACCGGTGGAGCAGCCCGTCGTCCTGCCCCCGGCCCCGGTGCCGGCACCCACGCCTCCGGCGGTGGTGACGCCCCCGCCGTCCACCCCGGCCCCGTCACCTCCGCCGCCGGCCCCGCCGACGACGCACCACGCGCGTCCGGAGGAGAAGACCGAGCCGGTGGCCCAGGACACCGGACGACGGCGGACCCAGGAGAAACGCCGCTGGGGGCTGACGGCGCTGATCCTCGTGCTCGGCGGGGGTGCGGCGGCCGCCCACGGGCGCCGGCACCGGTGA
- a CDS encoding sugar ABC transporter ATP-binding protein — protein sequence MKEIFQLADRVAVLRDGKLVGVQQAAETDEAGLVRMMIGRDLSALERRVTQDTGEVVLKLDDVTTDDVTGISLQVRAGEVVCLAGLVGAGRSELARAIVGDLPIRSGTVELAGKRLRAHNPGDAVKAGIGFAPEERKTDALLMQRSVRDNVSIAVLDRLRRFRVVKRAKERALVEEYVRELRVRTPSMEQEVRKLSGGNQQKAVLARWLARRPKLLILDEPTRGVDVGAKAEIYRIIDGLAAEGIALLVISSDLPEVLTLADRILVMRAGRLAGEIGREDATEEAVLTLAIPETEPAVDDAQEIGA from the coding sequence ATGAAGGAGATCTTCCAGCTCGCCGACCGCGTCGCCGTGCTGCGCGACGGGAAGCTCGTCGGCGTCCAGCAGGCCGCGGAGACCGACGAGGCCGGCCTGGTCCGGATGATGATCGGCCGCGACCTGTCGGCGCTGGAGCGCCGCGTCACGCAGGACACCGGCGAGGTGGTGCTCAAGCTGGACGACGTCACGACCGACGACGTCACCGGCATCTCGCTGCAGGTCCGCGCGGGCGAGGTCGTCTGCCTGGCCGGGCTGGTCGGCGCGGGACGCTCCGAGCTGGCCCGCGCGATCGTCGGCGACCTGCCGATCCGGTCCGGGACCGTGGAGCTCGCCGGCAAACGGCTGCGCGCGCACAACCCGGGTGACGCCGTCAAAGCGGGCATCGGCTTCGCGCCCGAAGAGCGCAAGACGGATGCGTTGCTCATGCAGCGGTCCGTACGCGACAACGTCTCCATCGCCGTCCTGGACCGGCTTCGCCGCTTCCGGGTCGTGAAGCGGGCGAAGGAACGCGCGCTCGTCGAGGAGTACGTACGCGAGCTTCGCGTGCGGACGCCGTCGATGGAGCAGGAAGTCCGCAAGCTTTCCGGCGGCAACCAGCAGAAGGCCGTCCTCGCGCGGTGGCTCGCGCGGCGGCCGAAGCTGCTGATCCTCGACGAGCCGACGCGCGGGGTCGACGTCGGCGCGAAGGCCGAGATCTACCGGATCATCGACGGCCTCGCCGCCGAAGGCATCGCGTTGCTGGTCATCTCCTCCGACCTGCCCGAGGTGCTGACGCTGGCCGACCGCATCCTCGTGATGCGGGCCGGGCGCCTGGCCGGTGAAATCGGCCGCGAAGACGCGACCGAGGAAGCCGTGCTGACCCTCGCCATCCCCGAAACCGAACCAGCCGTGGACGACGCCCAGGAGATCGGCGCATGA
- a CDS encoding CapA family protein translates to MTKHRVAALAGVALLAAACSSPPQQAGPAPTPFPEASASSSSASAGAAPEGAFSVVATGDVLIHPALTEQAEADGGGKIDYRPLLAGIKPLISGADLGICHLETPLAPEGGPYSGYPSFSAPPEIADAIKDTGYDTCSTSSNHTIDQGADGVTRTLDKLDAAGVKHTGSARSAAEAAKPLILDVHGVKVAQVSYAFGFNGIKVPAGKPWLANQIDVDDVLAAARKAREAGAQVVIASLHWGVEYQHEPTAEQRSQAKKILASDDVDLIVGHHAHVVQPFEKIGGKWVAYGLGNSIARHSEPKGDTEEGTAARFRFVRDGDRWKVDKAEYIPTLIKLDAPIRLIDLSTSPPSPQVTKALQDTDKNILSLGADKAGLTRPGK, encoded by the coding sequence ATGACGAAGCACCGCGTCGCCGCGCTCGCCGGGGTCGCTCTCCTGGCCGCGGCCTGCAGCAGCCCGCCGCAGCAGGCGGGGCCGGCACCGACGCCCTTTCCCGAGGCGTCCGCCTCTTCCTCTTCCGCTTCCGCGGGAGCCGCCCCCGAGGGGGCGTTCAGCGTCGTCGCCACCGGGGACGTCCTGATCCACCCGGCGCTGACCGAGCAGGCCGAGGCCGACGGCGGCGGGAAGATCGACTACCGGCCGCTGCTGGCCGGGATCAAGCCGCTGATCTCCGGCGCCGACCTCGGGATCTGCCACCTCGAGACGCCGCTGGCGCCGGAAGGCGGGCCGTACAGCGGCTACCCGTCGTTCAGTGCCCCGCCGGAGATCGCCGACGCGATCAAGGACACCGGCTACGACACCTGCTCGACGTCGTCCAACCACACGATCGACCAGGGCGCCGACGGGGTCACCCGCACCCTGGACAAGCTCGACGCGGCCGGCGTCAAGCACACCGGCTCGGCGCGGTCGGCGGCCGAGGCCGCGAAGCCGCTGATCCTCGACGTCCACGGCGTCAAGGTCGCCCAGGTGTCGTACGCGTTCGGCTTCAACGGCATCAAGGTGCCCGCCGGGAAACCGTGGCTGGCCAACCAGATCGACGTCGACGACGTGCTGGCGGCGGCTCGCAAGGCTCGCGAGGCCGGGGCGCAGGTCGTGATCGCGAGCCTGCACTGGGGCGTCGAGTACCAGCACGAGCCGACGGCCGAACAGCGGTCGCAGGCCAAGAAGATCCTGGCGTCGGACGACGTCGACCTGATCGTCGGCCACCACGCCCACGTGGTCCAGCCGTTCGAGAAGATCGGCGGCAAGTGGGTGGCCTACGGGCTCGGCAACAGCATCGCCCGCCACTCCGAACCCAAGGGCGACACGGAAGAAGGCACGGCGGCCCGCTTCCGCTTCGTCCGCGACGGCGACCGCTGGAAGGTCGACAAGGCCGAGTACATCCCGACCCTGATCAAGCTGGACGCCCCGATCCGCCTGATCGACTTGTCGACATCCCCACCATCTCCCCAGGTCACCAAGGCCCTCCAGGACACGGACAAGAACATCCTCAGCCTCGGCGCGGACAAAGCCGGCCTCACCCGCCCCGGCAAGTAA
- a CDS encoding ABC transporter permease, with protein MSTPTKETSAPAAPPQPSAARRVLTGIGVQNSSLIITLIALVILLSVLNENFFRTNNLLLIGSAITIMGLLALVQTLVIILGALDISVGSMAGLASVISAMVFTSTGNAEVGILAAVGVGILCGLVNGMIIIFGRVNPVVATLAMLATYKGIAQVISNGKAQGYTGGDDLLIFLAKGTVLGLPSLVWVFLIVAALLHFLLKYTDIGRNVYAIGGNDTAARLAGININRYIIGVYALVGVVAAIAGVLITARTGSGQPTSGSEGLELQAVTGAALGGTMLKGGRGSIISTVLAVVILGVLDNGMSGLGINPFWQNVAHGALLVIAVVLQQLRSGERRVGLPE; from the coding sequence ATGAGCACCCCCACCAAGGAAACTTCGGCCCCCGCCGCGCCGCCCCAGCCGAGCGCCGCGCGCCGCGTGCTGACCGGCATCGGCGTGCAGAACTCGAGCCTGATCATCACGCTGATCGCGCTGGTGATCCTGCTGAGCGTGCTGAACGAGAACTTCTTCCGCACCAACAACCTGCTGCTGATCGGCAGCGCGATCACCATCATGGGCCTGCTCGCGCTGGTCCAGACGCTGGTGATCATCCTGGGCGCGCTGGACATCTCGGTCGGCTCGATGGCCGGGCTGGCCTCGGTCATCTCGGCGATGGTGTTCACCTCCACCGGCAACGCCGAGGTCGGCATCCTCGCCGCGGTCGGCGTCGGCATCCTCTGCGGCCTGGTCAACGGCATGATCATCATCTTCGGGCGGGTCAACCCGGTGGTCGCGACGCTGGCCATGCTCGCCACCTACAAGGGCATCGCGCAGGTGATCTCGAACGGCAAGGCGCAGGGCTACACCGGCGGCGACGACCTGTTGATCTTCCTGGCCAAGGGAACCGTGCTCGGGCTGCCGTCGCTGGTGTGGGTGTTCCTGATCGTCGCGGCGCTGCTGCACTTCCTGCTCAAGTACACCGACATCGGCCGCAACGTCTACGCCATCGGCGGCAACGACACCGCCGCGCGGCTGGCCGGCATCAACATCAACCGGTACATCATCGGCGTGTACGCGCTGGTCGGCGTGGTGGCGGCGATCGCGGGCGTGCTGATCACCGCCCGCACCGGCTCCGGCCAGCCGACGTCCGGGTCCGAGGGCCTGGAGCTGCAGGCCGTCACCGGCGCCGCGCTCGGCGGCACGATGCTCAAGGGCGGCCGCGGGTCGATCATCTCGACCGTGCTCGCGGTGGTCATCCTGGGCGTGCTCGACAACGGCATGTCCGGGCTGGGCATCAACCCGTTCTGGCAGAACGTCGCCCACGGCGCCCTGCTGGTGATCGCGGTCGTGCTGCAGCAGCTGCGCAGCGGGGAGCGGCGCGTCGGCCTGCCCGAGTAG
- a CDS encoding family 2B encapsulin nanocompartment shell protein: VAQTVLRVHSRVADLYNQPMNQIEQQLRLTVEALRERQEHELINNTDFGLLHNTDFAQRIPTRTGPPTPDDLDQLLTLVWKDPSFFLAHPTTIAAFGRECTKAGLYPTSVDLAGHQVPSWRGIPLLPCNKIPVTDTRTSSILLMRTGEQAQGVVGLHQTGLPDEYQPGLNVRFMGINDQAIISYLVSAYYSAAVLVPDALAVLENAEIGRETP; the protein is encoded by the coding sequence GTCGCCCAAACCGTCCTGCGCGTCCACTCCCGCGTCGCCGACCTCTACAACCAGCCCATGAACCAGATCGAACAACAACTCCGCCTCACCGTGGAGGCGCTACGGGAACGGCAAGAACACGAACTGATCAACAACACCGACTTCGGGCTCCTGCACAACACCGACTTCGCCCAACGCATCCCCACCCGCACCGGCCCACCCACCCCCGACGACCTCGACCAGCTGCTCACCCTCGTCTGGAAAGACCCCAGCTTCTTCCTCGCCCACCCCACCACCATCGCCGCCTTCGGCCGCGAATGCACCAAAGCCGGCCTCTACCCCACCAGCGTCGACCTCGCCGGCCACCAAGTCCCCTCCTGGCGCGGCATCCCCCTCCTCCCCTGCAACAAAATCCCTGTCACCGACACCCGCACCAGCTCCATCCTCCTCATGCGCACCGGCGAACAAGCCCAAGGCGTCGTCGGCCTCCACCAAACCGGACTCCCCGACGAATACCAACCCGGACTCAACGTCCGCTTCATGGGCATCAACGACCAAGCCATCATCTCCTACCTCGTCTCCGCCTACTATTCGGCCGCGGTGCTGGTGCCCGACGCCCTCGCCGTCCTCGAAAACGCCGAAATCGGCCGGGAAACCCCGTGA